In the genome of Bacteroides mediterraneensis, the window TCATTGACGCTTATGGTGAAGGAAAACAAAACCCACGTATCATAGGGAATGACTCTTCCATGTACGCTGTATGCATCTCCAATTCAGATTATCTAACCATCCAAAACCTAGAGATAATCAACACAGGAAAAAAAGCACTGGCCGGACGTACAGGGCTAAAAGTGGAATGCATGAATTATGGTGTATCACATAACATTAGAATTAACAATATTACTGTACGGGATGTCAACGGCTCTCTTGTCAAAGAAGAAGGAGGCGGTAGTGGAATTCTGATTGTCAACGGAGGTGACAGCATCCGTTCACGTTTTGACAGCCTGACAATTGAAAACTGTCATATCTTGCGCTGTGCACGCAATGCCATAATCTGGAACGGATATTACGACCGGAAAAACTGGCACCCCAACACACATACAATCGTCAGAAAAAATCTCATCGAAGAAGTTCCTGGTGATGGCATCGTTCCCATTGGATGCGACAGCACACTGATTGAATATAATCTTATGTGCGATTCCCCCGATACACTTCCCATGACAGAAGCAGCTGCAGGAATCTGGCCTTGGAGTTGCGACAACACCATCATACAATATAATGAAGTGAGCCATCACAAAGCACCTTGGGACGCACAAGGTTTTGATTCTGACTATAATTGTCAAAACACACTCATACAATATAACTACAGCCATGACAATTATGGTGGAATGGTTTTGATATGCAATAGCGGAGAAGCCGGAGATTATAGCTGCGGCAATATCGGAAGTATAATCCGATATAATATCAGTATCGGCGACGGCATACGTCCCAAAGAGACAAGGCAAGGGATGTTTTCACCCGGTATTCATATTGCCGGCCCAGTGAAACGGACCTTAATCGAACGAAATATCGTGCATGCCAATCACAAACCATATAGCGCTACGGACCGGACAATGATTACTTCTGATTCATGGAATGGATATGCTGACAGTACTTGCTTCCGACAAAATATCTTTTACGCCGCAGAACCCAGCCGTTTTGACCTGACCTCCTCAACTCGAAACATTTTCGAACAAAACGCTTATATCGGCTATTTCAAGAACCTGCCGGAGCATACTCCCAATCTCAATGCAGAAAATATTTACAAAGAAAAGATTCTAGATGTATCTGCCGATGGATATGAAGGTTTGTATAGTCTTATGGATTCTATGACAATAAAAGGGCACAGCCTCCACTATATAAACCCTGAATTAGCTGAAAGGTTCTTCAATACGATCTTCGTAGAGACTAAATAAAAACCAAATCCCCTCATTCTCCTGATGTCAGAAAAATGAGGGGATAATTGCATTCCAGGCTTTGTGAATTAATGTCCAAAGCGTTCTTTCAATTTGGCAAGCATATCTGTAGTCATTGCATCCAAATCATATTCCGGCTTCCATCCCCATTCCTCACGGGCACAAGTATCATCCAATGAATTAGGCCATGATTCAGCAATGGCTTGACGCAAAGGATCCACCTGATATTCCATCTCAAAACCCGGAAGATATTTCCGGATGTTCTGATAAATGGTATCCGGCTCAAAGCTCATAGACGCAATGTTAAACGAATTACGATGCACCAGCTTTGCAGGATCTGCTTCCATTATTTCAATCGCTGCTCTCAAAGCATCCGGCATATACATCATATCCATATAAGTGCCTGCCGCGATTGGACAGACAAACTTTTCACCTTTTGCAGCCGAATAATAAATATCTACCGCATAGTCAGTAGTACCACCTCCCGGAGGAGTCACATAAGAAATCAGTCCGGGAAAACGAACCGAACGGGTGTCGACTCCAAAACGCGTAAAATAATAGTCACTAAGCAATTCTCCTGAAACCTTCGTCACACCATACATTGTCTTCGGGCGCTGTATGGTATCCTGAGGAGTCTTGTCTTTCGGAGTTCCGGGACCAAACGAACCGATGGAACTTGGTGTAAAGACTGCACAATTCTTCTCACGAGCCACTTCCAACGTATTGAACAGACCGCCCAACCCGATTTTCCAAGCCAACTGAGGTTTGTTTTCGGCTACAGCTGAAAGCAGAGCAGCCAGATTATAGATAGTATCCACCTGATATTTCGTAACTGCATCGGCTATTTGCTGTGAATTGGTAATATCTACAATCGCCGAAGGGCCTGACTCTTTCAGTTCTCCTTTAGGCTCCGCACCAGGGATATATCCGGCAACCACATTTCCTGTATAACTCTTTCTCAAAAGCATCGTGAGTTCCGAACCAATTTGTCCGGTAGCCCCAATTATTAAAATGTTTTTCATTTATACGCTAGATTTTAAAATTACGAGGCAAATATACAAAAGTTATCATAGATAAAATAAAAATACGCTACTTCTTTTTTCTAAATAAAAAAAATTGCATCTTTGCATAAGCAAAAACCTTAATATCAATATATGTATACCAATTTTAAAGATTTCCTGAAAAAGGAACTTGCCGACATCGAAGCTGCCGGCTTATATAAAAAAGAACGTATCATAACCACTCCACAGCGTGCAGACATCAAAGTCAACGCAGGAGAGGAAGTGCTTAACTTCTGTGCCAATAACTATTTGGGACTTTCAGACAATAAACGTCTGATAGAGGCAGCCAAGAAAGCAATGGACACCCATGGCTACGGGATGTCGTCTGTACGTTTCATCTGTGGAACGCAAGACCTTCACAAACAACTTGAAGCTGCCATCTCTGAGTATTTCCACACCGAAGACACTATCTTATACGCAGCTTGTTTCGACGCAAATGGGGGATTATTCGAACCTTTGTTCACCGAAGAAGATGCCATCATCTCGGACGCCCTGAACCATGCTTCTATCATTGACGGTGTACGCTTATGCAAAGCAAAACGTTATCGTTATGCCAATGCCGACATGACTGACTTGGAACGCTGCTTGCAAGAAGCGCAATCTCAACGTCATCGTATTATTGCAACCGACGGTGTATTTTCTATGGATGGAAATGTGGCACCCATGGATAAAATCTGCGAACTGGCAGAAAAATACAATGCACTAGTCATGGTAGACGAATCACATTCAGCAGGTGTGGTAGGTCCAACAGGACACGGAGTAGCAGAACAGTTTGGAGTATATGATAAGATTGACATTTTTACCGGTACACTTGGTAAAGCCTTTGGTGGTGCCATGGGCGGATTTACGACAGGAAAGAAAGAAATCATTGATATGTTACGCCAGCGTTCCCGTCCATACTTGTTCTCCAATTCAGTAGCTCCAGCCATTGTAGGAGCAAGTCTGGAAATGTTCCGCATCCTGAAAGAAAGCAACGCCCTGCACGACAAGCTGATGGCTAATGTTGCTTATTTCCGCGACAAAATGCTTGCTGCAGGCTTCGATATCAAACCGACTCAAAGCGCTATTTGTGCCGTCATGTTGTATGATGCAAAACTTTCACAGGATTTTGCTGCCCGCATGCAAGAGGAAGGCATCTATGTAACCGGTTTCTATTATCCGGTTGTACCTAAAGGACAGGCTCGTATCCGCGTACAACTTTCCGCCGGTCATGAACAATGCCATCTGGATAAAGCCATCCAAGCCTTTATCAAAGTAGGAAAAGAATTAAACGTCATTAAATAACCTTCTACTAGAAAATCACATTCTCTCGAAAGGCTGCCTTTTCATCAAAGGATTGGAAGGACAGCCTTTCCGTTATACATTCCAACCACATATTACTTCCTTTTATCTTTCGGTCTGCCCTTCCGGCCAATTTACCAGATACAGTTTCTCCGTAGCACGCGTAAAAGCCGTATAAAGCCAACGAAAATAATCGGGTGAAAGCATCTCTTCGGTCATATATCCCTGATCTAAAAACACTCGTTTCCACTGTCCCCCCTGTGCCTTATGGCAGGTTACCGCATAAGCATACTTTACCTGCAATGCATTGTAATAAGGATCTTCCTTCATTTTTTTCATCCGCTCACGCTTTGTAGGCAAATCAGCATAATCTTCCAAGACAGTGTAAAACAAGCGGTCATTGTCTTCTTTCGGGAGAGAGGGGGAATCTGAATGTAAAGTATCCAGTAAAATTTTTACCTCTATTTCCTGATTATCATAATCTGGAAAAGCAAGCAATACATCTGCAAAACGGAATCCATACATTTCACGAACACGACGTACCCGGCGTACCACTGCCACATCACCATTAGCAATAAAATCAAGTTCCTTACATTCCGTTCCCCAAAAATAGTTGTTCTTGGCAATCATCAACACATCTCCCCCATTCAATTCGTCTTCCCGAAACAAAATACTATTGCGTATTCCTTTATTATATAAGGAAGCCCGTTTGTTTGAACGGCAAATAACAATGGTTTCATCCAACCCTACATGATCGTAGCATTCATTAATCGCTTCTATCAGTTCATTTCCCGGCAATCGGCATATATCCGGAAAACCCTTAAACCTGATTTGAGGATATTCTGTAAAATCATTCTCCGCAAGGTGGGCCCGCAATGCGGTGGCATTCCATAAAATTCCTGACTTTTCTCTTTGCCGCACCACTTCTGTAAGCATACATTCTGTCACCTCCAATCCATATCCTTGTAACATAGAAACAGAAAGCGCCGGACTTTCCTCTTCTCCTATAGGAGGAAGCTGTGCCGTATCTCCCACCAGCATCAGCCGACACCCCATACCATTATATACATACTGCGCAAGATCATCCAGTAGACGTCCACTTCCAAAATGTCCACCTGATAGTCCCTCATTAGCTATCATGGAAGCTTCGTCTACAATGAACAATGTATTGCGATGCAAATTCTGATTGGTCATGAAATTATCCGTTTCATTTGAGAACACTTTCTGACGATATATTTTCTTGTGTATTGTATAAGCCGGATGCCCAGCATAAGAAGAAAAAACTTTCGCCGCTCTACCCGTTGGTGCCAGCAATACCGTTTTCCACTGCAACTGTTCCAGCGTACGGACCAATGCCGCAGTCAATGTAGTCTTACCGGTTCCCGCATATCCTTTCATCAAAAAAACTGTATCTCCAGAAAGAGACAACAAGAAATCAGCAAAACTTTTCACCGCTTTTTCCTGCTCTTCTGTTGGTTTATAGGAAAAATTTCGCTTAATTTGCTGCGATAAATCATTATTTAACATAAAGCCCGTATAAAAAGTTTACCTAAGATTGACGTGGTTCAAGTAAATTATTTATTTTTGCGCTACGAATATAAACTAAAAAAACAATATTATCATGAAAACAGTTATTAATCTTGTGTTGGCCGCCTGTGTTATTTGCTTGGTATATATATGCTACGGCAGTATTATGGGCCCTATTAACTTCGACAATGAGAAAAAAGTCAGAGAAAAAGCCATTATCGCTCGTCTGATTGACATCCGTAAAGCACAGCAGGAATATCGTACTGTCCACAATGGCGCATACACTGCCAGCTTTGACAGTTTGATTGCTTTTGTAAAAACTGCAAAACTTCCGTTCATCATGAAAGTAGGTTCTTTGACAGATGACCAGTTGAACAATGGCATGACCGAAAAGAAAGCAATGGACTTGATTAATAAAGCAAAGAAAACAGGTAACTGGAGTGAAGTAGAAAAAGAAGGTCTGCAGAACTTCCGTCGTGATACCATGTGGGTAGCCGTAATGGATACAATCTTTGAAAAAGGATTCAATCCAGATTCTTTGGCATACGTTCCTTATGGAAATGGAGCTAAATTTGAAATGGCAATCCGTCAGGACACTACCAAATCTGGTGCTCCTTTGAACTTGTTCCAGGCTCAGGTTGGATATGATGTCTATCTGAAAGGGCTGAACGAACAGGAACTGATTAACTTGAAAGACATGCAGACTAAACTGGGTAAATACTGCGGTTTGAGAGTTGGTGATATTGAACAGCCGAACAATAACGCCGGTAACTGGGAATAATTCTATGGCCCAACCCATTGATTTTAATAAATCAGAACAGTATATATTATCCATCCGTCTAAGTACGGATGGATTTTCTTTTTCTATTTATCACCCTCAACATGAGAGTGAAGCCTACTTCAGTTCTTCACCAGTCAATACACAGCGGTCTATGGCCGCCAATGTAAAAGCCTATCTAACGGAAACTGAAGAATTGAAACATCCCTTCAAGCAAGTGAATATTCTCATTCATACTTCACGCTATACCACTGTCCCTTTAGAATTATATGAAGATGAACAAACGGAGCTTTTATTCTATCAAAACCTACCGGCACAAAGCAATGAAGTCATACTATGTAATATTTTAGGTAAAAGTAATGTGGTGATTCTTTTCGGACTGGACAAGCTAACACATCTATTCCTGACGGAACATTTTCCCAATGCTCGTCTATTTGCTTCTATCAGTCCGCTTGCAGAATATTTTTCACATAAATGCAAACAAAATGAAGAGCGGAAATTGTTTGCTATCTTTCATCCTGAAAGCATGGAAGTAGTTGGATTCGAAAAGGAAAAATTAATATTGCTAAACTCATATTCCACTCCCAGTCTCCACGATTCATCCTACTACCTACTCAA includes:
- a CDS encoding right-handed parallel beta-helix repeat-containing protein, whose protein sequence is MEKGSKLLLKRGETFKGELKITGNGVSQAPIFIDAYGEGKQNPRIIGNDSSMYAVCISNSDYLTIQNLEIINTGKKALAGRTGLKVECMNYGVSHNIRINNITVRDVNGSLVKEEGGGSGILIVNGGDSIRSRFDSLTIENCHILRCARNAIIWNGYYDRKNWHPNTHTIVRKNLIEEVPGDGIVPIGCDSTLIEYNLMCDSPDTLPMTEAAAGIWPWSCDNTIIQYNEVSHHKAPWDAQGFDSDYNCQNTLIQYNYSHDNYGGMVLICNSGEAGDYSCGNIGSIIRYNISIGDGIRPKETRQGMFSPGIHIAGPVKRTLIERNIVHANHKPYSATDRTMITSDSWNGYADSTCFRQNIFYAAEPSRFDLTSSTRNIFEQNAYIGYFKNLPEHTPNLNAENIYKEKILDVSADGYEGLYSLMDSMTIKGHSLHYINPELAERFFNTIFVETK
- a CDS encoding NAD-dependent epimerase/dehydratase family protein; this translates as MKNILIIGATGQIGSELTMLLRKSYTGNVVAGYIPGAEPKGELKESGPSAIVDITNSQQIADAVTKYQVDTIYNLAALLSAVAENKPQLAWKIGLGGLFNTLEVAREKNCAVFTPSSIGSFGPGTPKDKTPQDTIQRPKTMYGVTKVSGELLSDYYFTRFGVDTRSVRFPGLISYVTPPGGGTTDYAVDIYYSAAKGEKFVCPIAAGTYMDMMYMPDALRAAIEIMEADPAKLVHRNSFNIASMSFEPDTIYQNIRKYLPGFEMEYQVDPLRQAIAESWPNSLDDTCAREEWGWKPEYDLDAMTTDMLAKLKERFGH
- the kbl gene encoding glycine C-acetyltransferase: MYTNFKDFLKKELADIEAAGLYKKERIITTPQRADIKVNAGEEVLNFCANNYLGLSDNKRLIEAAKKAMDTHGYGMSSVRFICGTQDLHKQLEAAISEYFHTEDTILYAACFDANGGLFEPLFTEEDAIISDALNHASIIDGVRLCKAKRYRYANADMTDLERCLQEAQSQRHRIIATDGVFSMDGNVAPMDKICELAEKYNALVMVDESHSAGVVGPTGHGVAEQFGVYDKIDIFTGTLGKAFGGAMGGFTTGKKEIIDMLRQRSRPYLFSNSVAPAIVGASLEMFRILKESNALHDKLMANVAYFRDKMLAAGFDIKPTQSAICAVMLYDAKLSQDFAARMQEEGIYVTGFYYPVVPKGQARIRVQLSAGHEQCHLDKAIQAFIKVGKELNVIK
- a CDS encoding ATP-dependent RecD-like DNA helicase, which produces MLNNDLSQQIKRNFSYKPTEEQEKAVKSFADFLLSLSGDTVFLMKGYAGTGKTTLTAALVRTLEQLQWKTVLLAPTGRAAKVFSSYAGHPAYTIHKKIYRQKVFSNETDNFMTNQNLHRNTLFIVDEASMIANEGLSGGHFGSGRLLDDLAQYVYNGMGCRLMLVGDTAQLPPIGEEESPALSVSMLQGYGLEVTECMLTEVVRQREKSGILWNATALRAHLAENDFTEYPQIRFKGFPDICRLPGNELIEAINECYDHVGLDETIVICRSNKRASLYNKGIRNSILFREDELNGGDVLMIAKNNYFWGTECKELDFIANGDVAVVRRVRRVREMYGFRFADVLLAFPDYDNQEIEVKILLDTLHSDSPSLPKEDNDRLFYTVLEDYADLPTKRERMKKMKEDPYYNALQVKYAYAVTCHKAQGGQWKRVFLDQGYMTEEMLSPDYFRWLYTAFTRATEKLYLVNWPEGQTER
- a CDS encoding DUF3822 family protein; amino-acid sequence: MAQPIDFNKSEQYILSIRLSTDGFSFSIYHPQHESEAYFSSSPVNTQRSMAANVKAYLTETEELKHPFKQVNILIHTSRYTTVPLELYEDEQTELLFYQNLPAQSNEVILCNILGKSNVVILFGLDKLTHLFLTEHFPNARLFASISPLAEYFSHKCKQNEERKLFAIFHPESMEVVGFEKEKLILLNSYSTPSLHDSSYYLLNVWRQAGFDQEKDSLYIHGNDRTTQWEELLLLLQKYIRKLFIINPQMEFNDSGLNRIKHIPFDMLSLTSCE